A single region of the Anguilla anguilla isolate fAngAng1 chromosome 17, fAngAng1.pri, whole genome shotgun sequence genome encodes:
- the usp36 gene encoding ubiquitin carboxyl-terminal hydrolase 36, whose amino-acid sequence MPIVDKLKEALKPGRRDSPDEGDLNKLLASSAKKVLLQKIEFEPASRGFSYQLESLKSKYVILNPRSESAAGPRPADTVHIKRQVSESAGGGQSDGIPAPQKMLFPANRLSMRWERVYRVGAGLHNLGNTCFLNSTVQCLTYTPPLANYLLSKEHSRSCHQSGFCMICVMQNHIVQAFANTGNAIKPVSFIRDLKKIARHFRFGSQEDAHEFLRYTVDAMQKACLNGYPKLDRQTQATTLVHQIFGGYLRSRVKCSICKSVSDTYDPYLDIAVEIRQAANIVRALELFVKPDVLSGENAYMCAKCKKKVPATKRFTVHRTSNVLTLSLKRFANFSGGKITKDVGYPEFLNIRPYMSQSSGDPVMYGLYAVLVHSGYSCHAGHYYCYVKASNGQWYQMNDSMVHSSNIKVVLNQQAYVLFYLRIPEAKKNTDGPVIKAGALHAGRNAMTPEQLKKATLNGSLSSPQVTKKLDPSQLRKIQSMDGGVGVPVPRGGGGGPLPKLANGIPSGHAPSKPPGPTLIEEPFKKLKKPSPQTLGRSATPAPSNGLSRADGERRPGSEVRGLAASTSMKSLSDSSSADNSDSKDCGGPRSAPAGDPAAQRSGVNGTASPSRSAEGSKGLEHRAGDDQKTVKLKPQALTNVTSEPTSTMSPPPAKKLALSAKKASPSWSPISSEAPLPPARHPSRDPTHPAHLHPLISAPPARANRAAPFHLPKPQLPPTPQPSADPPHTPLSSALPRPPPTFSAQTNGFLPHPLKTPSPASLTRGPAPEPAGPAPQRKKKKHKRRHSEMEAETPPAAAQPEREAGQPEADRKKKKKKKKKKKRKREEEEEEGECPRSPGEMAQSHLEPPAPPHPSQEEDWCLGEPWTISPAPARAQTQLEQTQTQPEQTQTQTQTPNAGQQAADAVRKKKRKRKDRQEEETVSYPAPEGSRMEGGDTGTELKKKKKKKRRLKEHLERCGEKGQRASDREHTDAGAVLPPQGGAVEAGKAPVSSSAAVFVWDSRVRDGYRRLQADPAAEEGGGRGPRPAATGWDGARTGGVVEELLRNSADTAYGTQVLSWDGDVSAISRDAADDARLSKMDTVIDEWDEDFDSGKVKKVKKYKKERRRSFNVFQKIQDRKNMWSVTPGGKKGCLGYRY is encoded by the exons ATGCCCATAGTGGACAAGCTGAAAGAGGCCCTGAAGCCTGGCCGGAGGGACTCGCCCGACGAGGGCGACCTCAACAAGCTGCTGGCCTCGTCCGCCAAGAAGGTGCTCCTGCAGAAGATCGAGTTTGAGCCGGCGAGCAGGGGCTTCTCCTACCAGCTGGAGAGCCTGAAGAGCAAGTACGTCATCCTCAACCCCAGGAGCGAGAGCGCCGCGGGGCCGAGGCCCGCCGACACCGTCCACATCAAGAGGCAGG tGTCGGAGAGCGCAGGCGGGGGCCAGAGCGATGGAATCCCCGCCCCCCAGAAAATGCTGTTTCCCGCTAACCGGCTCTCCATGAGGTGGGAGCGCGTCTACAGGGTGGGGGCCGGCCTCCACAACCTGGGGAACACCTGCTTCCTGAACTCCACCGTGCAGTGTCTCACCTACACCCCGCCCCTCGCCAACTACCTGCTGTCCAAGGAGCACAGCCGCTCGT gtcACCAGTCGGGGTTCTGCATGATTTGCGTGATGCAGAACCACATCGTCCAGGCCTTCGCCAACACCGGGAACGCCATTAAGCCCGTGTCCTTCATCAGAGATCTGAAGA AGATCGCCCGCCACTTCCGGTTCGGGAGCCAGGAGGACGCCCACGAGTTCCTGCGCTACACGGTGGACGCCATGCAGAAGGCCTGCCTGAACGGCTACCCCAA GTTGGACAGGCAGACCCAGGCCACCACACTGGTCCATCAGATCTTTGGGGGTTATCTCAGGTCACGAG TGAAGTGCTCCATTTGTAAAAGCGTATCGGACACCTATGACCCTTACCTGGACATTGCTGTGGAGATCAGG CAAGCGGCGAACATCGTCCGGGCCCTGGAGCTGTTCGTCAAACCGGACGTCCTGAGTGGAGAGAACGCGTACATGTGTGCTAA GTGTAAGAAGAAAGTGCCGGCGACCAAACGCTTCACCGTCCACCGCACCTCCAACGTGCTGACGCTGTCGCTCAAGAGGTTCGCTAACTTCAGCGGCGGGAAGATCACCAAG GATGTGGGTTACCCAGAATTCCTGAACATACGGCCCTACATGTCTCAGAGCTCAGGGGACCCAGTCATGTACGGCCTGTATGCTGtcctggtgcattctgggtacaGCTGTCACGCCGGGCACTACTACTGCTATGTCAAG GCCAGCAACGGGCAGTGGTACCAGATGAACGACTCAATGGTTCATTCCAGTAACATCAAAGTGGTCCTCAATCAGCAGGCCTACGTCCTCTTTTACCTGAG AATCCCCGAAGCGAAGAAGAACACGGACGGCCCGGTGATCAAGGCGGGGGCGCTGCACGCCGGGAGGAACGCCATGACCCCCGAACAGCTGAAGAAGGCCACCCTCAACGGGTCACTGTCGTCGCCGCAGGTTACCAAG AAGCTGGACCCCTCTCAGCTGCGGAAGATCCAGTCCATGGATGGCGGGGTCGGGGTCCCTGTGCcccgaggcggcggcggcggcccctTGCCCAAGCTGGCTAATGGCATACCCtcgggccacgccccctccaaGCCGCCGGGCCCCACCCTGATCGAGGAACCCTTCAAGAAGCTGAAGAAGCCGTCGCCGCAGACGCTGGGCCGCAGCGCCACGCCCGCCCCCTCCAACGGCCTGAGCAGGGCGGACGGCGAGCGGAGGCCGGGGTCGGAGGTCAGGGGCCTGGCTGCATCTACCTCAATGAAGTCCCTGTCCGACTCGTCCTCCGCAGACAACTCCGATTCCAAG GACTGCGGGGGGCCCCGGAGCGCCCCTGCCGGCGACCCGGCCGCCCAGAGGAGCGGCGTGAACGGGACGGCCTCCCCCAGCCGCTCGGCCGAGGGGTCCAAGGGCCTGGAGCACAGGGCCGGAGACGACCAGAAAACGGTCAAGTTAAAACCCCAGGCCCTCACCAACGTCACCTCCGAACCCACCAGCACCATGTCGCCCCCGCCCGCTAAGAAACTGGCCCTGTCTGCTAAGAAG GCCAGTCCCAGCTGGAGCCCGATCAGCAGTGAGGCTCCGCTTCCCCCCGCACGCCATCCGTCCAGAGACCCCACGCATCCCgcacacctccaccccctcatCTCCGCTCCTCCCGCGCGCGCTAACAG GGCTGCTCCATTCCATTTGCCCAAACCCCAATTGCCACCCACACCCCAGCCCAGCGcagaccccccccacacccccctgtcCTCTGCTCTGCCGAGGCCGCCGCCCACCTTCTCTGCTCAGACCAATGGCTTTCTCCCACACCCTCTGAAGACCCCCAGTCCGGCCTCTCTCAcgcgaggccccgcccccgagcctgccggccccgccccgcagaggaagaagaagaaacacaaGCGCCGCCACTCGGAGATGGAGGCGGAGACACCGCCGGCCGCCGCGCAGCCCGAGCGGGAGGCGGGACAGCCGGAGGCCGACcgcaaaaagaagaagaagaagaagaagaaaaagaagcggaagagagaggaggaggaggaggagggggagtgtCCCAGGAGCCCCGGGGAGATGGCGCAGTCGCACCTGGAgcctccggccccgccccacccctctcaGGAGGAGGACTGGTGTCTGGGGGAGCCCTGGACCATCTCCCCCGCACCTGCACGGGCGCAGACACAGCTGgagcagacgcagacgcagccagagcagacgcagacacagacgcagactCCCAACGCGGGACAGCAAGCCGCAGACGCGgtcaggaagaagaagagaaaacgcaaggacagacaggaagaggaaacggTCTCTTACCCTGCCCCAGAAGG CTccaggatggagggaggagacaCTGGGACAgagctgaagaagaagaagaagaagaaaaggaggCTGAAGGAACACTTGGAGAGATGCGGAGAGAAGGGCCAGAGAGCGAGCGATCGGGAGCACACGGACGCAGGCGCAGTCCTCCCGCCACAGGGGGGCGCCGTCGAGGCAGGGAAGGCCCCCGTCTCCAGCTCAG CCGCAGTGTTCGTGTGGGACAGCCGGGTGAGGGACGGGTATAGGCGCCTGCAGGCGGACCCCGCTgcggaggaagggggaggacGCGGCCCCCGCCCCGCTGCCACGGGCTGGGACGGCGCGCGGACCGGCGGCGTCGTGGAGGAGCTCCTCAGGAACTCCGCGGACACGGCGTACGGAACGCAAG tGCTCAGCTGGGACGGGGACGTCTCTGCTATCAGCAGGGATGCGGCGGACGACGCGCGGCTCTCGAAAATGGACACCGTGATCGACGAATGGGACGAGGACTTCGACAGCGGGAAG GTAAAGAAGGTGAAAAAGTAcaagaaggagaggaggaggagttttaATGTTTTCCAGAAGATACAGGACCGGAAGAACATGTGGTCTGTCACACCAGGAGGGAAGAAGGGTTGCCTGGGATACCGCTACTGA